In the genome of Paenibacillus pabuli, the window TTTCGGATTCGTTGAGAAAGGCATGTGTGGTACATCTGTAACGATGGTTTGTGCTTTGAACCCATGATCATGGTCTATTGCATACATATCAAACCTATTCAGATGAAGAGTGTGAAACTACAAAAGGCGCTCCCTCAGGTTCGGGGAAGCGCCTTTAAATATGACTGCGTGTTCCTCGCAATGTATTTTCTTCGCGCTCACATGGCAGTTCCTTTTGACTATTTTAATAAAAATGCCAAAGCCTCATCATAGGTTTCCCGCTGGAATTCGGTCTGATGCTGTGATTCTTTGGAGATCCGGTACATAAAGCATAAGAAAGCCGCCCAGTACGAGCAATCTGGTGGGCGGCTCTTAACGATGTTTAAAAACCAATCTTCAAGCTGTTGCCTTCCGTAGCTATTCCTTCCGAACGGGTGATGGGCAACTTCTGTTCTGCGGAGAATCCAAGTGTCTCGCCGTCATGCAAAGTCACATCATTTTCGACTACATAAGTTGCAGTCATATACATCATTTCAAATACTTCACTTAAGGGCTTTGCGGATTGAGTGATTTCCATCTCCTCTTTCCCGAAATTGCGTAACCCATAAGTGTAGGCCGATGCACCGTTTTCAGGACTTTGAAATAATCCGATGAAGATCCAGAGGGATACGGGCAGCTCTTGATCCTTGATTCCACGACTGATGTCCACGTACTGTCCTGCTTCCACCACGAGTGGCGCCATATATATAGCCAGCGCATGATCAAGCTGGAGCAGGGCACTCGATGTTTGGGTGAACAGAATATGTGCCTGAATGGCGTCGGTTGCATTTAGAACTGAGACAATAATCTGAGATTGATGCCGTGAGGTGACTTGTACCGCATCCCGCCACAGCACATTTAATTTGGCATTCTCCTCTACTTCGCGGTCAGGTACAGGAGCATTAATATGTGCACACACCACCTGCATTCCATCCACTTCGAAAAAAAGATTGCCTTCCTCCGGACGTTCCTCAATCTCAATATCCCACTCATTTTTCATCGTGGTGATGAATTGCTCAAAATTACAATCTTCGTTTTCCAGCAAAACAAATCCAACGATGGTTTCACTATATGGAGCAGTATTTACGGCTCCGGCTGCGGGCGCAGCTTCCTTTTTGCGACGCCGAAGCTTGTCAAACAGTCCCATGAAGCGTGCTCCTTTCCAGACCAATCACAGTGATCGGGCATAATCCAATGCCTCTATAACCTTACCTTACCACATTGGAGTTCGGAATGAATCCAGAAGGGTATGGTCAACAGGCGATCAGAGGAAAAGAACCAGAAGCAATGCAATAATCGCAGGCAGCCCTTGTTTGATGATGATGGACCGAGTAGCGGTTACGCCTCCGTAGAGGGCGGCAATAATGACACATGCCAGGAAGAAGATCTGAATGTGTTGTCCGACGGATGCTTCCGGATAGACGAGTCCCCAAATTAACCCGGCGGCCAGAAATCCGTTGTACAGCCCCTGATTTGCAGCCAAGGACTTGGTGGACTGGGCCAGTTCAGGAGTAAGACCGAACGTTTTCATGGTGCGTGGACGGGTCCACAGGAACATCTCCATCACCATGATGTAGAAGTGCTCGATGGCTACTATAGCCACGAAAATGATACTGATCAAAAGAAACACCTTGCTTTCTTATATGTCATTTATTTACTTGTCCTACTCAGTATAAATGTTTGCCATGCGAACTGAAAGTATAAAATTAATTTCACACAAATTAATTGTGTGATTTAATAATTTACTCCGTTATCTTCTGGAATTGACGTAATCTTCAGGGGTGCTGCCAATGATGGACTTGAAATCTTTGATAAAGTGAGATTGATCATGATATCCAAGGTCCTGGGACAGCTTAACCAGATCGCAATCCACACCCCGCTCCATCAGTTCAGCAGCATTTTGTAGTCGGTAGAGTTTGATCACCATTTTGGGGCTGATGCCCACATACTGATGGAACAGGCGCTGGAGCTTTCTTGTGTGCATATTCCAGGAGGCAGATAAATCATCGACTCGTAACATATCCCGTTGCTGCTCAATCTGCAGCACAATCTGACTGACCAAAAGGGCTTGATTATCGGGAGGCGGGAGGTGTTCACAGAGTAGTTGATCCATGTAGCTGACTTTGTCTGCATCACTGTCGTCTCCTAGCAGTCTTTCTTCGAGCTGCAAAGCATCCACATCAAGCACACCAGAGACATCCAAGGGGTTTTCATACAATGCTGAAACAGGAGTGCGGATGAACGGATAGAAGCCGCCAGGCTTGAATTTCACCCCAAACACGCTTCCTTTTCCGCGGACGAGATAGGAGAATTTCTGTCCGGATGGGCCGAAGAAAAAGGTATTTCCCCGCTCAACCACCAGATTGACACATGGATTTGGAACCACATGCTGAGGGTAAGGATCATGTCCGGTAAGATCCCATGAGACAATCCAGAAATGCCTAACCAAAGAACTCAGCGCTTCGGAAGGGGCATAACGGTTTAGGCAATATCGTTTGTCACCTTCATCCAGATTCAGAAGACCCATACTGGGTTTCGCAGCATGATTAGTACGTTTCATTTAAGTGGACTCCTCCAGATATCTCGTCAATTCTTCTTCGTTACGAACAATGCACAATTTATGTTGATGAGGCTGCAAAAACGCCATGATTAGCGCTTTTTCCTTACGGTCATGTTGATAGCTCCATTTATACATTTTCCAGAGCATGGTGAAAGTCTGTCTGTAATTTCCTTGTTCCAGCCCGAGCTTCTGTACTGTGAAGCGTTTGAGAATACGCACATTCCTTTTCCACACGGGGGTATTCAAATAAACGATAAGATCAGCCTGTTCGAAACTTTTTGCCACCCATGTATAGTGTACACCTTCAATAATCCACTGATTGGAATGTACGGCGTTATTCAGGAGTGTTTCCCGCGTCTCTGGACTATTGCGAATATCCTCTCCTTGAGGGACTCGTTGCCACACGATGTTGTCGAGCTCATAATGAGGAAGGTCTAGCCTTGCGGATAAATGGCGGGCCAGTGTAGATTTGCCGCTGCCGACGGAGCCGATAATATGTATTTTGTTTGGCCTGAGTTTGATCATGGACTTACCTTTGTTCCCTGAACAGCAACGCACGAACAGCGAAACGTGGCAAAATAAGTTGTCTGCGCCATCTGGAAGGCTGGCTGAGCAGTCGATATAGCCATTCCAGGTTAAGCTTCTGCCATATTGCAGGAGCCCGTTTGGTTTTGCCGGCCAGAATATCCAGGCTTCCTCCAACTCCGATGG includes:
- a CDS encoding DUF4261 domain-containing protein, which produces MGLFDKLRRRKKEAAPAAGAVNTAPYSETIVGFVLLENEDCNFEQFITTMKNEWDIEIEERPEEGNLFFEVDGMQVVCAHINAPVPDREVEENAKLNVLWRDAVQVTSRHQSQIIVSVLNATDAIQAHILFTQTSSALLQLDHALAIYMAPLVVEAGQYVDISRGIKDQELPVSLWIFIGLFQSPENGASAYTYGLRNFGKEEMEITQSAKPLSEVFEMMYMTATYVVENDVTLHDGETLGFSAEQKLPITRSEGIATEGNSLKIGF
- a CDS encoding DUF1304 domain-containing protein, whose amino-acid sequence is MISIIFVAIVAIEHFYIMVMEMFLWTRPRTMKTFGLTPELAQSTKSLAANQGLYNGFLAAGLIWGLVYPEASVGQHIQIFFLACVIIAALYGGVTATRSIIIKQGLPAIIALLLVLFL
- a CDS encoding helix-turn-helix domain-containing protein → MKRTNHAAKPSMGLLNLDEGDKRYCLNRYAPSEALSSLVRHFWIVSWDLTGHDPYPQHVVPNPCVNLVVERGNTFFFGPSGQKFSYLVRGKGSVFGVKFKPGGFYPFIRTPVSALYENPLDVSGVLDVDALQLEERLLGDDSDADKVSYMDQLLCEHLPPPDNQALLVSQIVLQIEQQRDMLRVDDLSASWNMHTRKLQRLFHQYVGISPKMVIKLYRLQNAAELMERGVDCDLVKLSQDLGYHDQSHFIKDFKSIIGSTPEDYVNSRR
- a CDS encoding AAA family ATPase, with amino-acid sequence MIKLRPNKIHIIGSVGSGKSTLARHLSARLDLPHYELDNIVWQRVPQGEDIRNSPETRETLLNNAVHSNQWIIEGVHYTWVAKSFEQADLIVYLNTPVWKRNVRILKRFTVQKLGLEQGNYRQTFTMLWKMYKWSYQHDRKEKALIMAFLQPHQHKLCIVRNEEELTRYLEEST